The Acetomicrobium sp. S15 = DSM 107314 genomic interval TCCGCCTGCACCGGTTGCTTCGGCGCCAGTGGCTCAGACTCAGCCCGCATCGCCTGCACCGGTTGTCCCGGCGCCTGCCCCATCTCCAGCACCATCAACCCCGGCTCCCGCCGGTGCCACAACTGTATCTGCTCCCATGCCGGGCAAGATCCTCAAAGTTTCTGTGCAGCCCGGGTCAGCCGTTAAATCCGGCGAATTGCTTTTAGTTTTAGAAGCGATGAAGATGGAGAACGAGATTCTCTCCCCCGCGTCTGGAACCGTTAAAGAGGTTCGCGTGAAAGCGGGTGACTCTGTCAACACCGGCGATACACTCGTGATTATCGCTTAGGGGGGAACGAGATGGATCTCTATTTTACGGCTCTAAAAGGTATTTTTGGCCAGTCTGGCCTTATGGGCCTTACCGGAGGCAACATTGTGATGCTCATCGTGGCTTTTGTCCTGCTATATCTCGCTATCGTCAAGGGGTTTGAACCCCTCCTCCTTGTGCCTATAGCCACCGGATGTATCTTGGTCAACTTACCCTTAAGCGGTATCATTGACGAGGGCGGTTTCCTGCGCTATGTATCGTATGGTATCGAACATGAGATCTATCCGATCATCATTTTTATGGGCATAGGTGCCCTAACAGACTTTGGCCCCCTCTTGGCTAATCCCATTACCTTCCTTTTGGGAGCCGCGGCCCAACTCGGCGTGTTTGTAGCCATATTTGGAGCCCTACTCTTGGGGTTTTCGGTCAAGGAAGCTGCCTCCATCGCCATAATAGGTGGTGCTGATGGTCCCACTGCGATCTATCTCACGGTGAAGTTGGCACCGCAGATTTTGGGGGCTGTAGCAGTAGCGGCTTACAGCTATATGTCCCTTGTGCCGCTTATACAGCCACCCGTTATAC includes:
- a CDS encoding biotin/lipoyl-containing protein, which gives rise to MPKRFRVVVNGKIYEVEVEELGEGSVRVASQPTQAYAPPAPVASAPVAQTQPASPAPVVPAPAPSPAPSTPAPAGATTVSAPMPGKILKVSVQPGSAVKSGELLLVLEAMKMENEILSPASGTVKEVRVKAGDSVNTGDTLVIIA